One genomic window of Hippocampus zosterae strain Florida chromosome 12, ASM2543408v3, whole genome shotgun sequence includes the following:
- the LOC127611387 gene encoding LOW QUALITY PROTEIN: uncharacterized protein LOC127611387 (The sequence of the model RefSeq protein was modified relative to this genomic sequence to represent the inferred CDS: substituted 1 base at 1 genomic stop codon), with protein MDCGEASDFVHKIHLVDERPFRLPYRRVPPSQYEKLRMTLNEMEEEGIIRKSTSEYASPLVLVWKKNGDLRICTDFRWLNARTQRDAHPLPHQADALAALGGNVFFSTMDLTSGFYNVPLFEDHKKYTAFSSPFGLHEYNRMPQGLSNSPATFMRMMLSIFGDKNFTSLLCYLDDLMVFGPTEQIAFERLXMVYSRLKNHNLRLAPKKCHFLRRSVKFLGHVISESGVQTNPGKVEAINKVQVSDLMDSDGLTPSQKKIRSFLGMVLYYQHFIEDCSVKAKPLFKLLSGQKTSGKARRRPKPALDASSHVKLKPEDWTTVCQSAFQILKHDLSHSVTLHRAVLSQLQPGDKVARPVAFASKTLSRAQLNYPAYRLEFLALKWAICDKFSHWLKGRHFTAWSDNNPLTYILTKPKLDACEQRWVSKLAAYDFDLKYVPGPKNTVDDALSREPFVQSCVSHRLVKEPYLSLLNEVQGVFNETVQDALRLTNNCQVVHTAGDYDGGGPQGEAPDQSSGSALGAEEVSAVLDVHQAGGVSRLRGATPLSLQLPEEDPSIVIPHSQLRDLQQQDAAISRVLFYVRWHMRPTARERAAESSCVLMLLRHWKKLKVRDGILYRVRKHRHTNHKVSQFVIPGSLKHQVLHGVHDKAGHQGCSRTLSLASERFFWTGMENDITKHVKQCQRCIVGKTPEPDARAPLENIRTSSPMELVCIDFWTAESGDKKTTDVLVVTDHFSKLALAFPCRNQSAKQVARCLWDKFFCIYGFPQRIYSDQGANFESRLIKDLLDLAGVHKSHTTPYHPMGNGIAERFNRTLGGMIRTLPPKSRSKWPQMLNKLTFCYNCTVHEATGVAPFYLMFGRVPRLPIDIMFHHVLENASVVSHNEFVSNLKKDLSEAAQIAQQHALKEQARHAQIYNRKVKGSPLAVGDRVLLANRGEKGKRKVADRWDSTPYDVVSVRPSINVYRIRDGATGREKVVHRNLLLPVDFLTFSGQMGHVQMGRKWMHVVGVTSSVFDDQEDARLRTENWLMQSPVQAEVEHECFSAEPDSVDARQEDVSERGQSVGHDIYTQTEPLTDPVLDMIHSSSDTPPVETELEEVVCTQPHDAEGPVTFTRCGRTVKPPVRLICEMSYQRVVMPTSI; from the exons ATGGACTGTGGGGAGGCCTCTGACTTTGTGCACAAGATACACCTGGTGGATGAGAGGCCATTCCGCCTGCCTTACCGGAGAGTGCCGCCGAGTCAATATGAGAAGCTGAGGATGACTCTCAATGAGATGGAAGAAGAGGGCATCATTCGGAAATCCACTAGCGAATATGCGTCTCCATTGGTTCTAGTGTGGAAGAAGAATGGGGATTTGCGCATTTGCACAGATTTCAGGTGGCTTAATGCGAGGACACAGCGGGATGCCCACCCACTACCCCATCAGGCTGATGCTCTTGCCGCACTTGGGGGAAATGTCTTCTTCTCCACCATGGATCTCACCTCAGGATTCTATAACGTGCCCCTGTTTGAGGATCACAAGAAGTACACTGCTTTTTCGTCTCCTTTTGGCCTGCACGAATATAACCGGATGCCACAGGGTTTATCGAACAGCCCGGCTACATTCATGCGGATGATGCTTTCCATTTTTGGTGACAAGAACTTCACAAGCCTTTTGTGCTATCTTGACGATCTCATGGTCTTTGGTCCGACAGAACAGATTGCGTTTGAGCGATTGTAAATGGTCTACTCCCGTTTGAAGAACCATAATCTCAGGCTAGCGCCGAAGAAGTGTCACTTTCTTCGGAGATCTGTGAAGTTCCTCGGCCATGTCATCTCCGAGTCAGGGGTACAGACGAACCCCGGAAAGGTGGAAGCTATAAACAAGGTGCAGGTGTCTGACTTGATGGATAGTGATGGCCTCACTCCCTCGCAGAAGAAGATTAGGTCTTTCTTAGGGATGGTGCTGTATTACCAGCACTTCATTGAGGACTGCTCCGTCAAGGCCAAACCCCTGTTTAAGCTCCTTTCGGGTCAGAAGACTAGTGGTAAAGCCAGACGAAGGCCGAAACCTGCATTGGATGCTTCAAGTCATGTGAAGTTGAAACCGGAAGACTGGACCACTGTGTGTCAAAGTGCCTTTCAGATTTTGAAGCATGACCTGTCACACAGTGTAACGTTG CATCGGGCCGTCCTTTCCCAGCTTCAACCTGGTGACAAGGTTGCGAGACCAGTGGCTTTTGCGAGTAAAACGTTGTCGCGAGCCCAGTTGAACTATCCTGCTTACAGGCTTGAATTTCTTGCTTTGAAGTGGGCTATTTGTGACAAGTTTTCCCACTGGCTGAAAGGCAGACACTTTACTGCCTGGTCTGACAACAACCCCTTGACCTATATTCTGACCAAGCCCAAGCTAGATGCCTGCGAACAAAGATGGGTGTCGAAGCTGGCGGCATATGACTTTGACCTGAAGTACGTTCCAGGACCCAAGAACACGGTGGATGATGCCCTGAGTCGAGAACCCTTCGTCCAGTCTTGTGTGAGTCATCGTCTTGTGAAAGAGCCCTACCTGTCCTTACTGAATGAGGTCCAAGGAGTTTTTAATGAGACGGTACAGGATGCTCTTCGTTTGACCAACAACTGTCAGGTCGTTCACACGGCTGGGGATTACGATGGAGGAGGTCCCCAGGGGGAAGCTCCCGATCAGTCGTCTGGAAGTGCCCTTGGTGCAGAGGAGGTGTCTGCAGTTTTGGATGTCCATCAGGCTGGTGGTGTCTCTCGGCTCCGTGGAGCGACCCCATTGTCACTACAGCTACCTGAAGAGGATCCTTCCATTGTCATTCCCCATAGCCAGTTACGCGATCTGCAGCAGCAAGATGCTGCAATCAGCAGAGTACTCTTCTATGTTCGGTGGCATATGAGACCCACTGCACGCGAGAGAGCAGCTGAGTCGAGCTGTGTGCTTATGTTGTTGAGGCACTGGAAGAAGTTGAAAGTTCGTGATGGGATTCTATACAGAGTTAGGAAACATCGCCACACAAACCATAAGGTCTCCCAGTTTGTCATACCTGGGTCTCTGAAGCATCAAGTTCTGCATGGGGTTCATGACAAAGCTGGTCATCAGGGCTGTTCGAGGACGCTCTCTCTGGCGAGTGAAAGGTTCTTTTGGACTGGGATGGAAAACGATATCACAAAGCACGTGAAGCAATGCCAGAGATGCATCGTGGGTAAGACCCCTGAGCCGGACGCCCGGGCACCCCTGGAGAACATCCGCACTTCCTCTCCAATGGAACTAGTGTGCATCGATTTCTGGACAGCGGAGTCGGGTGACAAGAAAACCACTGATGTCCTTGTTGTGACAGACCATTTCTCAAAGTTGGCTCTTGCCTTCCCCTGCAGAAACCAGTCAGCAAAGCAGGTTGCCCGCTGCCTGTGGGATAAGTTTTTCTGCATCTATGGGTTCCCCCAAAGGATCTATTCGGATCAGGGAGCTAACTTTGAGAGTAGACTTATCAAGGATCTTCTCGATTTGGCGGGTGTGCACAAGTCCCACACAACGCCGTATCACCCCATGGGTAATGGCATTGCGGAACGATTTAACCGGACTCTTGGGGGCATGATCAGAACACTTCCCCCGAAGTCCAGGTCCAAATGGCCACAGATGTTGAACAAGCTGACTTTCTGCTATAACTGCACAGTACATGAGGCCACGGGCGTTGCACCATTCTACTTGATGTTTGGACGTGTCCCTCGCTTGCCCATTGACATTATGTTCCATCATGTCTTGGAGAATGCCAGTGTTGTTAGTCACAATGAGTTTGTGAGCAACTTGAAGAAGGATCTCTCTGAGGCCGCACAGATTGCTCAACAGCATGCACTCAAGGAACAGGCCCGTCACGCCCAGATCTACAACCGCAAAGTCAAGGGTTCGCCATTAGCTGTCGGTGACAGGGTGCTGCTAGCTAATCGAGGCGAGAAGGGAAAAAGGAAAGTTGCTGATCGTTGGGACTCGACCCCTTATGACGTAGTGTCTGTGAGGCCATCGATCAATGTGTACAGGATCCGGGACGGTGCCACGGGCAGAGAGAAGGTCGTACACAGGAACTTACTGCTCCCGGTTGACTTCTTGACGTTCTCAGGTCAGATGGGTCATGTTCAGATGGGTCGGAAATGGATGCACGTTGTGGGAGTGACGAGCTCAGTTTTTGATGATCAGGAGGACGCTCGCCTGCGCACTGAGAACTGGCTCATGCAGTCACCAGTTCAGGCCGAGGTAGAACATGAGTGCTTCTCTGCGGAACCCGACTCTGTTGATGCGCGTCAAGAGGACGTCAGTGAGAGAGGTCAGTCAGTGGGCCATGACATCTACACACAGACTGAACCATTGACAGATCCGGTGCTTGACATGATACACTCGTCTTCCGACACGCCCCCAGTTGAGACTGAACTAGAGGAGGTGGTTTGCACACAACCTCACGACGCGGAGGGCCCCGTCACTTTCACAAGGTGCGGTAGAACAGTTAAGCCCCCTGTTAGACTTATATGTGAGATGTCCTATCAAAGAGTCGTGATGCCAACATCGATATGA
- the LOC127611349 gene encoding uncharacterized protein LOC127611349 isoform X2, with protein sequence MRSLQGTFSTPLNKCVGRGRGIPTVLQFSSPVQSGVVRAEGNGRVLAEATSVSGDRVPSQTQCSVPTTSAQATDFATTDPFPPSPDIVGQMSDIIRHVGQQLADSIVAQLSPTHNVATHKNSVLHDMAVDTSARSLDSSQVLLVPHRKVREPPAFKGDDTDTVNVHEWEDLMRNYMRRANVAPEHQAGEILMNLRGRAKDVVKVSTRNGAVDVSQNPDAIYGLLRKHFATVPCSPLPLADFYTTLPENDEGAYDYWLRINNAAEIAADRLREQGRDVDCSSLDVTRMFIKNCPSNDLSMTFRSKTIVVGSRGPGYTG encoded by the coding sequence ATGAGGTCCTTGCAAGGAACATTTAGCACGCCTTTGAATAAGTGTGTTGGTAGAGGTAGAGGGATCCCGACCGTGTTGCAGTTTAGTAGCCCTGTACAGAGTGGTGTAGTTCGTGCAGAGGGGAATGGGCGGGTTCTAGCTGAGGCCACTTCAGTTAGTGGGGACAGAGTTCCTTCCCAGACCCAGTGCAGTGTTCCTACGACAAGCGCACAAGCTACTGATTTCGCGACGACAGATCCCTTTCCCCCGTCACCTGACATAGTTGGTCAGATGAGTGACATAATAAGACATGTTGGCCAGCAGCTGGCAGATAGCATTGTTGCACAACTCAGTCCTACACATAACGTCGCCACGCATAAGAACTCAGTCTTACATGACATGGCCGTTGACACATCCGCACGAAGCCTTGACTCATCACAAGTTCTGCTCGTGCCGCACAGGAAAGTTCGGGAACCTCCAGCTTTCAAGGGGGATGACACTGATACAGTTAATGTGCATGAGTGGGAAGACCTAATGAGGAATTACATGAGGAGAGCAAATGTAGCCCCTGAGCATCAGGCAGGGGAAATCCTCATGAACCTCAGGGGTAGAGCTAAAGATGTTGTTAAAGTTAGCACAAGAAACGGTGCAGTTGATGTTTCCCAGAACCCAGATGCCATCTATGGCCTTCTTCGTAAACATTTTGCGACTGTCCCATGTTCACCTCTCCCTCTAGCGGATTTTTACACTACGCTCCCCGAGAATGATGAGGGCGCATATGACTATTGGTTGAGGATTAACAATGCAGCTGAGATTGCCGCTGACCGTCTCCGAGAACAGGGCAGAGATGTGGACTGTTCTTCTCTTGATGTAACACGGATGTTTATCAAGAATTGCCCATCCAACGATCTTTCCATGACATTCAGGTCGAAAACAATAGTGGTCGGCAGTCGAGGTCCAGGCTATACTGGATGA